One region of Cerasicoccus sp. TK19100 genomic DNA includes:
- a CDS encoding endonuclease/exonuclease/phosphatase family protein, with translation MASQHNRARRPILSWRNVERVALIFLWLVILVVSAAGYWGRDEWQLDILSNFKMQYYLGALILCVIAAWRSFRVIFFLGLALLLWNGVEVFNFAPQSVDPEPRVYRAISANVYTGNNQVDRTVAWIRQQEPDFVALIEITAEWEDDLDALEDIFPYQRKQMWGGRYGAIVLSKYPPTAQGAALGYAGVGSVPMEVMTPDGPLIVLLIHPLSPTNERSWNYRSNALASIAEFAQANADRAPMLVMGDMNTTPWSPFYRDFVSQSELHPVVTSFLPRRTWPTRNPLLWIPIDHFFLSNGLGPITQWTGPDLGSDHYPIGLDFCFVAQSK, from the coding sequence ATGGCTAGCCAGCACAATCGTGCGCGACGGCCGATCCTTAGTTGGCGCAATGTGGAGCGTGTGGCGCTGATCTTCCTTTGGTTGGTGATCCTCGTTGTCAGCGCTGCGGGCTACTGGGGCCGCGATGAGTGGCAGTTGGACATATTGTCGAACTTCAAGATGCAGTATTACCTTGGCGCACTCATCTTGTGCGTGATTGCCGCCTGGCGCAGCTTCCGCGTGATCTTTTTTCTCGGGCTTGCATTGCTGCTGTGGAATGGCGTGGAGGTATTTAACTTTGCACCGCAAAGTGTCGACCCGGAGCCGCGGGTCTATCGCGCGATCAGTGCCAATGTCTATACCGGCAACAATCAGGTGGACCGCACCGTTGCGTGGATTCGCCAGCAGGAGCCGGACTTCGTTGCTTTGATCGAAATCACCGCCGAGTGGGAGGACGACCTGGATGCGCTCGAAGACATCTTCCCCTACCAGCGCAAGCAGATGTGGGGCGGGCGTTACGGAGCCATCGTGCTCTCGAAGTATCCACCCACCGCGCAGGGCGCAGCGCTGGGCTATGCGGGCGTGGGTTCAGTGCCAATGGAAGTCATGACGCCTGACGGTCCGCTGATCGTGCTGCTGATACACCCGCTCTCGCCGACCAATGAGCGCTCATGGAATTACCGCAGTAACGCGCTGGCCTCGATTGCGGAGTTTGCCCAAGCAAATGCTGACCGTGCGCCCATGCTTGTCATGGGGGATATGAATACCACCCCCTGGTCGCCGTTTTACCGAGACTTTGTATCGCAAAGTGAATTGCATCCGGTGGTAACGAGTTTTTTGCCGCGTCGCACTTGGCCCACGCGCAATCCGCTACTGTGGATCCCCATCGACCACTTTTTCCTGTCCAATGGCCTTGGTCCGATAACGCAATGGACGGGTCCCGATCTCGGCAGTGATCATTACCCGATCGGGTTGGACTTTTGCTTTGTAGCGCAGAGTAAGTGA